The DNA window ATGACGCGAGATTTCCACAATGACACCTTGTTGTCAATCACTGGACCGCGACGACCTGCCCCGGTCCGCCTCCTCGCCAGGTCCTCACCCGGGCGCACGCACGGGCCGGACCGGGACACTCGGGACACTCTGCGTGTCCGCGCCGCCGATGAGGCGTTCTCCCTGGGCGGGTTCGACAGCGGAACGCCCTGGTGGCACGGGCCCTCGGTGCGCCCGGGGGCCTGGCCCACGGCCGCCAGGCCCCCGGGGGTGGGGGTCGGGGGTGTCGAGAGCGGCCATGGGAGTGCGGTTGATGGCGGGGCTGTTCCAGGTTCAGTGAACGGCGTGCGAGGCCAGTCGTACGCGAACCTCCGGAACGTCGTCGGAAGACGTGCCGGGCAGGTCGGCGGGATGACTGTCGGGGAAGTCCAGCTCGCCGCGGTCGGCGAGGTGGCGGATGTGCGCCTCGGTCTCCGAGAGGGCGCCGATGCGCATCTGCCCGACCTCCGCCCAGGGCCTGGACCAGCTCAGCTGCTCGGCGACCTGCCACACGGTGGGCGAGCCCAGCCCGGCGATGACGGTGACCAGTTCGCGGCAGCGCTGCTCATGGTGGTCGCGCAACTGCCGGGTCCGGGCGGCCAGTCCTCGGAAGCGGTACTCGTGGGCGGGCAGCGCGTCGTGGTCGTCGAAGGCCGCGGTGCGCTCCAGCGACTCCAGGAACCGAGTCAGCGGGGCGTCGCCGTTCACACGGTTCAGGCCGATGTTGGGCGTGATACGAGGCAGCACGTGATCGCCGGTCAGGAGCAGTCCGGCGTCGGGTTCCTGGAGGCACAGGTGCCCGGGGGTGTGCCCGGGGGTCCACACCGCGCGCAGCCGCCGGCCGGGCAGCGGCACGGTATCGCCGTCCTCCAGCAGCACGTCGGGTTCCGCCATGGTGAACACGAAACGATCCGCTGAGCGCTCGCCGAAGGGGCGCAGCAGGTCCTTGATGTGCTCCTCGGGCGCGCCCCAGCGCCGCAGGCCGCGCCTGAGGAACTCCCTGCGCGCGCCGGGATGGGTCAGTGCGGTGCGCTGCGGGAGGGTGTCACGCTCGGCCGGGTGCATGGCGATCCAGGCGCCGGAGTGCTCCCGCAGCCGGCCGGAGAGGCCGTGGTGGTCGGGATGGACGTGCGTGGCGACGATGCCGGTGACGTCGGAGACTGCCGCGCCCGCCGCCCCCAGGCCCGCGAGCAGCGCCTCCCAGCCCTCGTCGGTGCCCCAGCCCGGATCCACCACGACCAGACCGCGATCGCCTGCTATCAGGTAACACAGGGTGTACCGCAGCGGATTGTCCGGGATCGGCACCGGGACGGACCACACGCCGCCGCTGAGGCGTTCCACCGGGGGCAGGGTGCGGTCCTGCCACGCGGCGTGTTGGGCGGTACCGAGGATGCTGATGCCCGTACCGCCACGACCTGTCGTCCCGACCGTCATGTGCCACCGTCTTCCGTTGTCCTGTGCTGTCGGCGCGTGTCCTGTGGTGCCGGCGCGGCCCGCTCCGGCTCCGGCTGTCCCCGGGCCGAGCAGGCCGTTTACTGACGAGAAGCGTTCAGTAAATGCAGCATAGGCCGTTCGTGTCCTCCGGCCGACAGCGGTCGGCCAGGCGGACCGTGGAGGGCGGACCGGCGCCCTCGACGGGGACGCCGGCGGCCTCGCCGGCCGTGCGGGGCAGGGTCCGCAGACCCGAGCCGGAAGTGATCGGCGCCGAGAAGCCCCACCTCACCACGAAGCCGTGGAGGAACATGGGCGTATGACGACCACGCCCCCCAGGGCGGCCCCCGGACGCCCACGCGACCAGCAGGTGGACCGCCGCGTCGCCGACGCCGCCGTCGAAGTGTTCGGCGAGCATGGCTGGACAGGCTTCACGATCGATGCGGTGGCCCGCCGCGCGGGGGTCGGCAAGGCCTCGGTCTACCTGCGCTGGAGCAGCAAGGAGGACCTGCTCACGGAGGCCCTCACCCTGCGGCTCTGCCCCGTCCGCGATGTCGACACCGGTACGGTGCGCGGCGACCTGGTCCAGCTCGTCGAGCAGATGGTCGGCCTCTATTCCGGCGAGCACGGCAGCGCGGCCCTGCGCCTGGGCCTGGAGGCACGGTTCATCCCGCAGCTCACCGCACGCTACGAGGAGATGACGAGCGCCCAGATACGGACCGCCCGCGACATGGTCC is part of the Peterkaempfera bronchialis genome and encodes:
- a CDS encoding MBL fold metallo-hydrolase, which encodes MTVGTTGRGGTGISILGTAQHAAWQDRTLPPVERLSGGVWSVPVPIPDNPLRYTLCYLIAGDRGLVVVDPGWGTDEGWEALLAGLGAAGAAVSDVTGIVATHVHPDHHGLSGRLREHSGAWIAMHPAERDTLPQRTALTHPGARREFLRRGLRRWGAPEEHIKDLLRPFGERSADRFVFTMAEPDVLLEDGDTVPLPGRRLRAVWTPGHTPGHLCLQEPDAGLLLTGDHVLPRITPNIGLNRVNGDAPLTRFLESLERTAAFDDHDALPAHEYRFRGLAARTRQLRDHHEQRCRELVTVIAGLGSPTVWQVAEQLSWSRPWAEVGQMRIGALSETEAHIRHLADRGELDFPDSHPADLPGTSSDDVPEVRVRLASHAVH
- a CDS encoding TetR/AcrR family transcriptional regulator, whose product is MTTTPPRAAPGRPRDQQVDRRVADAAVEVFGEHGWTGFTIDAVARRAGVGKASVYLRWSSKEDLLTEALTLRLCPVRDVDTGTVRGDLVQLVEQMVGLYSGEHGSAALRLGLEARFIPQLTARYEEMTSAQIRTARDMVRRGIHRGELPETISVTFLLEALCGGAMNRALTARASGRTSRPRTDADFAKRFVDFVLTPVLVDPRAD